AAAAGAATGCCACCTCAGTGTTCCCAGGGGAAGTTATACTTGTTCCCACATTGCCAGCGACTCCCTTTGAGGGTCCTGAGCCACTGCTTATTTTACCAACGCAAGCAGCGAGCCCTCAAGGGATTTTTGTGGTCCCGGAATTGCTTGACTACATTCCCCAGACATCtatcatgcttcaggtttgggggcacatgcccctgaCCCTTAAGCAGGGAGATTCGTGGGCTCATTGCCTAAGCGTACGGAACCTCACCCCAGTGGGGCCTAAGGCCTCTATGTTATCCCCACAGGTTGCGCTGGTCCAGACGAACATTGCCAGTGGAAAGCCAACTCGTAAGTTTTGGATTCATGGGCACTGCCTCGAAGGGTTGTTGGACACTGGGGCGGATGTGTCGGTCATTACGGTAAAGGAATGGCCGTCTCAGTGGCCTAAGGAGCCCGCCCCCTCtatttggggagtgggtggggaacaaTCTTCTAGCCAGAGCACTGAGTGGTTGGCGGTGAGAGCAAGTCAAGCCGGTCCAGTTATAGCTCACTTTCAACCAGTCATAATACCGCTCCCTTTTAACCTATGGGGACGCGACCTCCTGCAACAGCTGGGAACTCGGATCAACATGCGGGAGTAGCTTCCCCGCACCGAGCATTGGCCCTCACCTGGAAAACTGAAGAACCCATTTGGGTAGagcaatggcctttgccaaaagacaAATTAGAGGCTCTGCTGCACCTGGTAAAGGAGCAGGTGCAAGCTGGACACTTGGAATTTTCCTCTAGCCCCTACAATACCCCTGTTTTTGTGATAAAGAAAAAATCAGGGAAATGGCGACTCTTACATGATTTGAGggaagtaaataaaattattgaacCCATGGGCCCCTTGCAATGTGGACTACCTAATCCTAACTTAATACCTGCGGGTTACCAGGTCGCCATCGTAGATTTGAAAGACTGTTTTTACACTATTCCCCTTCAGCCTCAAGATAAGAAAAAGTTTGCTTTCACGGTACCAGTTCTGAATAATGCCCAGCCCACACAAAGGTATCATTGGTCTGTATTGTCCAGGGCATGTTGAACAGCCCTGTGCTGTGTCAGCTTTACGTGCATCAAGCATTATCGGAGTTTCGTAAGCGTTATCCGACCCTCCTAGTTATTCATTACATGGATGATATCTTGGTATCGGGGCCTAGATTACCTCTTAATTGGTTACCTATTCTAACTCAGTCCCTGAGAGAGTTTGGGTTAATAATTGCACCTGAAAAAATCCAGCTCTCCGAGCCCTTTTTGTATCTTGGCCACCGTTTGATGAGCGCCTACGCCATGCCCCAACTACCCGAAATTATTTTGCCACCAAAGCTGACTTATGTACACTTACAACAAATCTTAGGGACCCTTAATTGGGCACGGCCATACTATAAATTGACAACTAATGACCTCCACCCGCTTTTTGAGGCTCTTAAGCAAGGCCGACAACCGGCTGACCTCATTACATTATCTCAGCCTCAGTTAGAAGTGATTAAGAAGGTGAATATCACCCTAAAAGAGCGTTGGGTAGATCGTGCAATAGAAAATATGCCCCCTGCACTTCTAATCGTAGCAACCCGACCTCAGTTCACCGGAGCAATCGCTCAAGTCTCCTCGTCGGAGGTGCATATCTTGGAGTGGCTCCACCTTGCACATACGCCAAAAACCACTGTCTTGACTCAATTGGCTATGCTAGCTTTGATCCTCCGCAAAGGGCGCGATCGTTGCTTGGCCCTTTTTGGCATGGATCCTATTCGACTCCACATACCCATCCCCCAAAGTGACTGGGAGTCTGGTTTCCGTTCTTCCTTAGCCTTGCAACTCGCGTTAGCTGATTTTACTGGAGAGGTTGCATACCACCTTCCCAAGGATGTACGATTGCAACTTCTCCCCCATTTGCCTATTAGACTCGGCACTTGCCTAAGCCCAGCCCCCCTCCAAGGGGCGCCCACTGTCTTTACTGATGGGTCACCTACCAGAGGTGTGATGACTTGGCAGGTGGATGGTGAATGGAAAGCCCGATATACTACCCCACAAACATCTCCGCAACGTGCAGAGCTTGCTGCGGTAGTCCTGGCTTGCACAGTGTTTGCAGactctagttttaatttaatcaCTGACAGCTTGTACGTTTATAATGTCCTCACTGTACTTGAAGGAAGTTATGTCTCTCACAATCTAGACAGGAaccttcttggtttgtttattgcGTTGCAACGTCTGCTGGCGCAGCGCAGAACGCttctctttgccgcccatattcgCAGCCATCAACCCTTTCCAGGCTCGCTGGcagagggaaatgcaaaagcTGATCAGCTGTTACGCGCCTTTCCAGTCTCCCCAGCGCAAAGTCATGCCATGCACCATCAATCTGCCCGCAGCCTCGCCCATAGGTTCTCTATTCCCCTCACAGACGCCCAGGCCATTATTCAACAGTGCCCCCAATGTTCAGGCCAAGCCTCTTACCCGTCCACAGGGGTAAATCCCAGGGGGTTGGGAGCCAATGCGTTGTGGCAGATGGATGTAACGCAGTGGCCCCCATTTGCTCCCTGGCGCTGGCTTCACGTTACAATCGATACTTACTCAGGGTACATTTGGGCCACCCCGCAGAAGGGCGAAAAAACTCGCCATGTCTGCAATCACCTTGTCCGctgctttgcagtcatgggacagCCGTCCGCTTTAAAAACTGATAATGGCCCTGCCTACTGTTCCTCGgcctttgcttccttctgtgcGCGTTGGGACATCCGTCATACTTTCGGCATACCTTACAACTCAACAGGCCAAGCTATCGTTGAACGGGCCAACCGCACTTTGAAGGCTGCTTTGGTTCGACAAGACAGGAAAGGGGGAAGTCCCCTGTCCTTGCCGGACAGGGAGCAACTGCTTGCACATGTTCTATTTACTATTAATCACTTAAACCTTATTTTctctgattctcattatttatccCGCGTACAAAAACACTTTCGCACCACCGAGCCGTCCCCCCGGCCCTTGGTGCGTTACAAGCGCCTGCCGGACCCGCAGTGGAAAGGTCCTGTTCCCCTGATCACTTGGGGCCGGGGTTATGCTGCTGTGGATCTCCCAACAGGCCCGTTGTGGGTACCTGCCCGCTGTGTTCGACCCACCCAGGATGTCGTGGCATCAAGGTCTGTCCAACCCGATCCCGAACTTCGGTCTCCACCTGAAGGAGAGCTTCCCGGCACAGCCCCGACAACGAGGCAGCAACAGGAAGAACAACCCGCCAGTGACCTGGGGAATGGTGAAGAATCTGGCAGCGCAGGCGACCGTgctcctggagcaggaggaaaaagaaaagacccctgagaactttctggcagccgtgtttgcagccctgaatgcaaattcttgccttattctgttttgttatttcttctgcctttttaaTGTACCTACTGAAGCTTTGCCCTTGGCTTCTCTTTCACACCCCAACATGTGGGTCCGTCACGCGTATTATATGTTTCACACCCATGGAACCAATGTCTCCCTGATATGTGAGCACCCATTATGCATATCACCATGttaaaacagaaaagggggagatgtaggctgataagggtaaacaccccacccaggactggcataccatactggaatgtggcggtcgcaccctgataagcactcctcccatactgcggcaaaatagaaccaatccgctctttccacgctctctccctatacatttgcaccacctcttttgtactctataaataaacgcacccttctgatgttcaggaggtcctgcattgacaccgtttccgccttgtttgttccctcagAGGAGGTTCTTCAGTATTCTGGAACCAAGACATTTAAAATTGTAAAGGTGATAGACATGTCTTCTAAGCGATTCCCATTTCACTTCCAGGCTAGTTTGAAGTGATAGTAAATGGAAAAGCTGATGTCTGGAATAACAGGTTTTTGTAAGAGGCTGGACTTGCCAAGAGGATCATAAGAGAAACAAAACCCCATTGCTAAGATATTTGTGAACAGTAATGCAGTCGAAGGCAACACTTGAATTGTGTTCCAGACAATGAGAAAGTGGTATTTTGACTCCATGGATGGATGATTAGACTAAATGTCTGTCATGCAAAAGGCTTATCTATAAACATTGCAACAAAGCTTTAGATTTTTACCACAATAAATGGTTAGTTGCAATCAAATGCTGCTCAAACGAAAAACATTGCCCATAGCTGTAATTACCAGTCTCTTGACTGAAACAAAGGGCAATTACAACACGCTGAAGAAGTGTGCTCGCAACCATGAAGCACTTGATTATAGAGTGGTGAGGCAATCAGCAAGCAACATATTTTTGCCTGCATGGGTCTAAGACAGATATCATTGGGGGTGCAGGTCGGGTGGGGATTTTATAGGCTCAGTTAACTCAAAGTCTCTTTCCTGTTTTAATGCATGCAGTGCTGGCTTTTTAACAATATCAGCTTGTTCTCTTTAGGGCTTGAACAAAGGGTGAAAATACACTAATTCTGTAATAATATGGTGGTGTAGGTTTCTTTGGTTGCTCAATCTGTTTTCATGGATTTAcaattctgtttgtttgtttttgcatgctACTGCAAGTTTGCTTATCATGTTTGACTGTGGAAGAGTACCCTGTGCTTAATGCAAGCAGTTGTAATGAATATTATCTCTTGTGGGAATGTGTTCCATAATCACAGAACAGAAAGCAAACCCTGAAACTCCTATACAATCTAGCAGGCCATTGTTGCCTTGTGCCTAGAAAGCAGTTATGCCATCTGTATCCTGAAGCATAAAGCAATATTTCCAGGGTGCTATTTTCAGCCACTGCTCTGTGTCTTTCATTAATTGTTTTGCCCCTAAATACCTGTGAGCTACAACTGAGATAAAGCAGATTCAGGACAGAGCAACCAGGAGCTCAGGGGAGCTAGACGGAGAATGAGGGACAGAAAGACTAATGGCGATTGTCACttatttaaattaaaaagggAACATCGGTCTCCTGTCAAAACCAATTTTTTTCCACGAGTTTGATGATGAAACCTGTGTTTCTACTTTGCTCCTGTGCATACAAAGAAAGACTATGATGTGATTCTCACACATAGtgggaaccgggctaagggagcccagcctagccCAGTTcccactgtgtgtgagaaccgctgggagccatgcagctcctggtggtggcacggcagcaaaccctcttggcaggggcgtagcaaggttggagtaggcccagagacaagattttaaaatgggacccccccccctcactgaagctcagctcatgaagtaaagaaatcttaaatgaggctgaagagtagTAACAAAATACCATGATGCAAGTcagttaatggtactagagaaagacatgctgttctggtagctccaggtcttaacactcatatccatttcggaggatgaatacaattaaAGGCAGCCTGGGAGGGTGTgcaactgggggagtcagtcatgtgatttgcctctggggggccctccaaggcagtgggcccccagacaactgtctccccttgccctattatagttacgcctctgcctcttGGGTAGCCTGCCGCTTAACCCCTGGTTTTGGCTGCAGGAAAAGCGGGTcagttgctcatgtgttgccacagcacagctctgtgccacagcaactaCAACAAGCCGGCCTCAggggggctctccagaatgccatgacggagccagtaatcatctgggtggttgatgcagccacccagggagggcttcctgctcatgtgcgggaagagcaggccagccgctcttcctgcaaaccccattcaggctctccacaTACTTTTATGTCTATAATAAAATACATGTAAACAAATGCATTAAAGGATATGTACCGCTTAAATGTTGGGCAATACAACTACCAATATAACAACAAGCGACTCATCACTGCCACTGGGTCATAACTCAGTAACTGGATGGCACTCAAACTGTGGAGGATGACGTGGCAGCACAGGGGAGATCACTGACTAATGATCAGGAACAGACTAGCAGGCTTGTAGTGAGTACAAAGGATGTAACATGTGTACCTTCTCGGTGTCCCAGCATTCAACCACACACAGCTCCTGTTATATGCAACTGCTTTATAGCTGCTTGCCTCACAAACAtgaagtaatcttatatagatttaactaagcaAGAACACCTGGCCGAGGGatgatccctcaatgcaccactcACTGCGAGCACAAGAGCAGAATGGGGAAGGAGATAATGTGCAGGAAGCCTGCCTCCCATCAGTCCTCCCATCACCGGTGTTTATGGTCATGTGCACGACCTCAAAAAGTAGCATACACAAATTAGTATCATAGGCCTATACAAAAGGAGCATGACAAACCGCTCAGTCATATTctacctgatgatgatgatgatgatgatacaacagcagcaacaaaattaGTAATAGTGATgatgatatattattattatttcttgtttacacagtcagacaggtgttattgactggtttgttttatccagacatcgagtccttcccaaggacctgggatggctgaatattattgtcaattgttatagatatcgtcgcagaatataggctgttcccactaaagctgctttttgtaattggctggtggtgatttctgtggcccctatggtgttgaggtgctcttcaaggtcttttggaactgcacctagagtgccagttaccactgggattattttggtcttcttctgccacagcctttcaatttcaatctgtagatctttgtattttgtgattttttctatttatttttcttctattctactatccccaggtattgctatgttgattattttgacttgtttttctttcttctcaactacagttatatctggtgtattgtgtggcagatgtttgtcgctttgtagtcggaagtcccataatatttttacatcttcattttcttcaactttttcaatttgatggtcccaccaattcttggctacaggtagcttgtattttttgcagatgttccagtgtatcatctctgctatcTTGacaatgcctttgtttgtagtcagtctgtgcgatctttttacaacagctgattaggtggtccactgtttcatctgcttctttacaaaggtggcacttgctgtttgttgttgacttttcgacttttgctcttattgcatttgttcttagtgcctgttcttgtgcagccagtattaaaccctctgtttctttcttcaagttgccattcttaagccattgccaggtcttggtgatgtctgattttccacttatattgtgcaaatatggaccatgcagtggcttatgtttccatttttctgctcggttcttgacttgttctttcttgtagg
Above is a window of Hemicordylus capensis ecotype Gifberg chromosome 2, rHemCap1.1.pri, whole genome shotgun sequence DNA encoding:
- the LOC128346248 gene encoding uncharacterized protein LOC128346248, with amino-acid sequence MFRRSCIDTVSALFVPSSGDPDVIQIPQHPAYATGTVFLVHSASAPSLRWSRRTLPVESQLARCGYLPAVFDPPRMSWHQGLSNPIPNFGLHLKESFPAQPRQRGSNRKNNPPVTWGMVKNLAAQATVLLEQEEKEKTPENFLAAVFAALNANSCLILFCYFFCLFNVPTEALPLASLSHPNMWVRHAYYMFHTHGTNVSLICEHPLCISPC